The sequence below is a genomic window from Oreochromis niloticus isolate F11D_XX linkage group LG3, O_niloticus_UMD_NMBU, whole genome shotgun sequence.
GGGAAGTAAGACAGTGATCGGTGCTGCTCAAAAAGCCCGTCCAAACGTTACAGCCTTTGCCTACTTCAGCAGCGCTGTCAACCCCATCCTCTATGTGTTTGCAGGCAGCTCACACATCCGCCAGGCTGGGTTCAGCTTCATGGGCAAGCTCTTTGAGGGTACCAATTCAGAGAGCAGGACCACATCTTTTTCCCGCAGCGGCCGCAGCAGCTCTTCACCAGATGAGAGCTCTGTCCTGCACACGCTCTCTGTCAAAATGGGGAAGCCTTTCAAAGGCAAGAACAGAGGCGAGAGCAGGAGTGCAGTGGAGCAGGAGATTGATGCGCCTGAACTAAAGACTCTGGCCACCTTTGAGCAGTAACTGTAGcatttaaaataatgtgaattgATTTGACCCAAACTCGCATATACTAACAATGTAAGCTAACTGGAGTAGTCCAGAAAgtaaatactgtaaatataatatttttgtaTTGCTGAAGCAAATCATTGCAGAGTATCATATATTTTTTgcatgtatgtctgtgtgtgtgtattcatatTCTATCCAGTTGTACAGAAATGGACAATTTAATCAGTATTTTTGATGTAATTTTTAATTCTAATCAGAATTTCTCTATAGCGCACAACACACAGTCTGACTGTGAGCTCAAATTCAGTTTGTTAAAATAATGAAAGTTTCTTAATGTTTGCCAATCTCCTATTGTGCAAACATGGCTTGTTTAATATGTGAGACTGTACTGGTTGCTTTGTTGGACAAACAGAACATTGCATCAAAAACATGTCACGAAAGCATCCGTTTTTGTCCCTGTTTCGTGCATTGCTGCCTTCTCTTTCACAACATCTAACTGAAATGACTGCATTACAAGACCGTATGTGGTTATTTTGCTGTTAGGCTACCATCAAAAGTCCCAATAAAATAGgtgagcaaaaaacaaaaagtgctcACCTCTGCAGGAAACGAGTTGCAGTCATAGTGACATCAaagagtgacacatcagtggtTACCGGCATTGTAGGATCCTGGAAACACAAAACTGTTTACTGTTACTCAACTGGTAACTTATGTAGGGCCTTCAAATAATGTCAAACagattgtttttgtcctctaaCTGTATGGTTTTGTTACAACTGATTCATTTTCCTTTATTAATAATCATTTCTCTCTGAGCAAAAACATATAGGTGACAAGTTTGAACTGAAATATATTTGAATTGTGCTGTAGATTTTGTTCAGATTGCTCAGGAGCATGattatttttatgattttacaTATGGGCTATACAATTCTGATTGAAAACCAAGAAAGCAAGCATTTTTTTCTTGAGTAGTGAGGTTAAATCCTTCTATAAAGCAAACATATATAAAGTAAGAgcaaaaatatacataatatGAATGTGAATAATAGgaacaaacacattttctatATGTATTACAAAGATGTTTGGGTCCCTACTTAAAAAAGTAGCAGAATGTGTTATGTTTTAAACACTTGCTATGTTGAGTTAGAGTATGTTGTTTCCTGTTCACCCTGAGCGTGTGTACTTGATTGTAGCAGTACagttacaggaaaagaaaaaaaaatggtcaGATGAACTTAATCAAGAATAGTATAGGAAATGAGTTTCACTTAGATTTAAGAAATTTACACAACAACAATGCAAACTGGATTAACTCAGAAAATCTGATTCTGAAAGGTATTTTATAAGACAATAAAGCACACTTGCTGGTGCTGGGTTCGACCTGGTTTTGCCACTTCCCCAGGTGCTCTAATGAATTGTGATCTGGTGACCGTGAAGGCCacttgagtacagtgaactgtTTGTGGTGTTCAataaaccagtttgagatgttTTGAGCTTTGTGATGTGCTGAAAGCAACCATCAGAAGACAGTAACACTCTGATCATAAAGAGATAGaaatggtcagcaacaatatttAGCTTTAGAAGACGCACACTTGTGAttaaggggcccaaagtgtgtgGAGGAAATTACATGACTATCACCAGCAGCCTAAACCACTAAGACATGGCAGGATGGATCTGTGCTGTTTTGTTGCTGCCAAGTTCTGACCCTGCTAGCGAATGCTCCAGGAGAAACATTCCCCACTTTTGTTGACCTATGTGATCTTGAACTTACAATGTAAAAGCggcttgaggcaactgttgttgtgatttggtgctatataattaaaatgtaattaaattaaaCTGTAGCTTCAATTGTGATTttgtacaataaaaaaacaaaacaaatagtGTGTCACACCACACTGGGAAACTGTTTAAATGGAAATTGCCTTGACTATAtgtacttttctttttgttgctgtcatcttattttttcttcttcttcattacTAAATCAATACTCATTTGTGACTAAGAAGCTTAAACATAGAATTCAGGTCACAGCGGTGTTCAGTAATACCACTTTAATTCACTTCAAAGacgacaaaaacacagaaacttcCTTTTTGCAAATGTGCATGCCTCAAACAGTGCATTTCCAGATGCAAAAAACAGCTTGTGATACAGAAGATTTATCAAcagtaaacagaaaataagcacgaaaagaaaaaaacagtcacAAAGATAGCATGATTAGAACAGACTACAAAGAAATGGAGCtattcattgtttgtttttgcaaccTAATTCTGTTACTCAAGATGGGAAGCTGCATATGAAGAAGATGTGTGAAACATCAGATAAACAGGCCAATTCTGTATCACAATGCAGAAAACTGACTGTTCTGTGACCTCATTTAGTGTAATTTGGACTATTGAAATTTTAATGTAGGTAACATTTTAACTAAAATGTCAAGTTACTTTTGGatgtctgtttttttatgtgtatttttaacatttgaatgaaagtTAAAGATTAACATGTCATTAATCCCattaaactgaacataaataGAAATCACATTTGAAACAGCACCTGTCCACAATTGTGCAGGGTTTTGCATAATATACAGTCATTAGAAATGGGAGACAACACTCTCTGCAAACTGACTGAATTAGTTGAGTACAACAGTAAATTCACATGAATATTTCATTGCATCTTTAGGCGGAGGTGGAGCACAGAAATCTGGAGCATATACAGATGCATTCTCTGTGATCTTAATTCCTTTGTTGAGTCTTTTCTCTTGTACATGTTACGGCCTTAACAGGGCCTGCTGTGATTTTGACCTATATGGGTGTGTCCTACCATCACAAGTGTGGGTTCATCTGGGCCTCAGATCAATATGTTAAAAAGCATTACATTAAATTAGAATTAGTTTATACATGTGCAATGCCACGACATTTTTATTAGTCTTCTTGTGATGTTATTAAACAGAAAAGTTAGTGCATTCATATACTACAGTACACTTTGATATAATGACATGTATTAATACCTCAAAATATTTGCAAGAGCATACAAAAATATGTTGGTGTGCTTGTGCTGCCAGAGGGTGTTTGATTCAAACTAGCAAAAGGTAAATAATCACATCCACTGCctacaaacatttgtttttatttgtgtgtctgtgtgtattttaaATGAAGCAGTGTCACTGTGGTATTTGAAAATGCTTTTTCATGCACCTGAAATGCACTGGCTGCTACTTGATGGCAGCATCGATAAGCTTTCGGTTGAAACTGCTCAAGATACAAAATGATTACTTGGAAAACATTTAGTTTAGTGAGCTCAGATTCACATCTAATCTGAGCTCAACGGCAAATGTTTTGCTCTTGCATTTTCACACTTGACTCATTAGTTTCAATGATTAATTTTATGGTGTTAGGTTATGCAAGCACATTTTCAGATAGTGTAAATGGCAAATGAAAGGGTTcttgtatagcacttttctactgtAACTGAGCACTCTAAGCttagacagaaagcactttacacaacttgcctcattcacccattcatacaagcaacTTTTTTTCTATGGTTTTTCTATGCAAGTGCTTTCTAGCAAACATACACACCCATTCATGGAGAGAACAATGTTTAGAGTTAACAGTTAGTATCTTGCACAAAGATATTTGGCAtgctggagcagccagggatcgaaccacaaACCTTCTGATTACTTCTACCAGTTAAGCTAGCGCCAACCTGtgtcagaattttaaaaaaaaataacaaaaggcaaaaaaattTCTGATGAGCTTCAAGAGCCTTTATGGTTCATGGAAGGAATTAGTATCAAAATCTGCTTGACTTGACTAATGTGGTCCACACCTAACCTATTGTCTGCTTGCAAATGTAATCATTGCTGGATCAGTTTAAATTGTTCTACTGTGCAATACTCTGTTATCAGACTCCGGAGTTTCACGAGCAGATTTGCATGTAACACTCTGAACCAGTATAGAGAATCAACTACTACTTAAAGATTTTATTGATGATTAACCACATCTGGGCATGGCAGTGAACAAGCTGCCAGATCAGTATATGGGTAGGGCATAGCACCCAGGTTTTCCCAACATTGCTCTTTAGGGTTATAGCAATGCACCCACTTGGTATCCCTTGCTGTGTTTGCTGAAGAACCTCCTACTACATACAATTTACCATCAAGTACAGTTCCTCCTGGTGATAGATGAGCTCGAGGCAGAGTGGGAAACGAGGACCAGGAGTCCTGTGTAGGGTCATACAGCTCACACAAGAGCTGATCTCCAAAGCCTATCCAGAGAGGCTGTAGCCCTCCAGCTACTACCAACCGCCTTCCTAAAGCTAACATTGTATGGCCTGCACGTCCTGCTCCCACGGTCATGGGTGATCTGGGAAAACAGCCACGGGAAGGATGGTAGCGCCACATAGATGAGAGGCAATGGTGATGGGAGTCAGAACCACCAGAAATATAGATCTGCCCATCCAGAACAGCTGCAGCATGGCCACAAACAGCTGTGTCCAGAGGGTGAGCCAGCCTGCAGGACAACAACACCCAAATTAAAAGGAAATTGGGTTGGGGGGGAGGTTAGTCCCAGTAAGATAGACACAGAACTCTTAAACTAACCTTTTCATAGTGCTTCAAATACATTCTTCCTACAAGAGCTCAAGATATAAGATatcaatgaataaaaaaaatgccatAACTTAATGTATTCACCTCCACGTGTTCTCCTCAGGACTGTAATATTCCACAGCATCGTGGTATTGATGGTCATTGTGATTTCCCCCAAGAGCAAAAACCTTCCCATCTAGGCACAGTGCGGAGAAGTAGTCCCGTTGATGCAACATGTCAGGGAGCTGTTCCCATTTGCACTGTGTCAGGTCAAACCTAAGGGAAATGGGATTGTGCTTGTCATCAGTTAGGACTGAGCCAGCTGATACTAATTTGCACTAAGTGGCAGGATTGCTTTCTGATTGCCAGAGATggaaaaagtacagatattctGTACTTAGAAATTAGATAGatactgtcacggtcctgggtcggtgccccagtgttttgagttttgcattcttattgaactttgattttgtctctgtctcccctgtcagctgtatccccttgtcaagTCCGCATCTATGtgatatgtttcctgttttactttgtctgtgtctcatgtcagtgGGTCCAGTTTGGCCTCCCCTGttcttgttgtgtttgattactcccagctgtgcacTCCTACTATGTCCCATTCCCCTGTTATCCCTctgtggggtggctgtagctcaggtggtagagcaggtcatctactgatcggaaggttggtggtttgattcctggcttcccctagtctgcatgctaaatatccttgggcaagatgctaaccccaaattgctctccgatgcatccatcggagtatgaatgtgtgtgaatgttagctatGAAGCACTTAGAAAAATGTGCTGGTATGAATCGGTGAATAcacaagttgtataaagcgctttgagtgctcagatgagtagaaaagcactatataagaaccagtccatttaccatctgTGTATTTTAGCCTGTGTTTCACTCGGTAGGTGTCGTGTCGTCCCCTCAtactgtgtgtgtttccctccGTGCTCCTCATCACTAGTCTCTTGCCTCCAGGTTTCTTAGCGTTTAGTTTTAGTCtctaatttttgtttgttttggagtTCTGTCCTGTAACTGCAATAAAGCAGCCTCTTTGAGTTTACTCCTCTGAgtgtcctgcattttgggtcctacaTCCTGTTTGTCACAGCCGTTTCATGACTCTAACAAATACGCCAGTAAAATTTGAAGTAATGAATCAACCTCTTTATTCTGGTAATAAAAGGGGGAAAGAACAGACTAttaaatgtactcaaagtaggAAAATAGAGCAAAAGTCGTTTCTTATAGGAAAATTCTAACATCTGATTTTATGCAAAGGTAACTGAACCATATTAAAAttgcaataaaataatattagtatAAGAGAATGTAACTATTATTCAAATCTAAACTCAAATTAATGTACTCATGTTTAATCTGTAATGTATGACACCAGcagaaagaaagtaaaaaaataactaTTTTTCTGTTGCCATGTACTTTCCCTCCACACCAACACAGGAACATAGTACAATCAGTACAATCAGGGGTAAAATTGAGATCTAGCATGTGGGGTAACCACAGTTTGTGGTGTAGTAGCTCAGCATGGGGAAAAGAATCGCAATACACAAGAAGTTTTAAGAGGACAACACCCAAATTTAAAGGAAATTGGGGCAAAGCAAGACAGCAGTTTCACAAGATAGCTTGACCTATTTCTATTTCCTACACTGACACTATACTGTATATTACCTTTACACAAGACTCTATAAAGCTGGTATAACGGTGTAATTCAGTGACTTAATCTAAGCATGATCAGTGTAAATACAAATTAGTCTactacacttgatgtaacctaATACTGACCAGCCACTGTGcaccaataaaaataaagtgaatTCATAATAAATTCACCACATTGCTGGAAACTAACCCATTTATTGTGGACAACACCACCCagtattttcatgcaacatTTGCATAACACAAAGTAACTATAgcttagtttgttttgcaggacactttgcaatataaaaatacaagatCTATTAAAGCAAATCTTATATAGATCCAGTATGTGATTTGAAATTAATATTGCTTCAGTGTCCTTCTTTTCTGTATTGCTAGCTAAATGCTCTGAAGTATTGAAGCCACAACAACACACCTGCACTCCTTCCAGCCCACTTTGAGTTCCCAGTATAAATGCTATGTTATACCACTGAACCTAAAGTAAccagcctgttttgaaaatgtaagaagTAGAAAGTACAGTTCCTCATTATTACACAACCTAATTTATGAAAATCTATGGTTTCTTGCATGTATGGATTGGAAGGCTTGTTATTGAcatctggtgagaatttcatctcaatggtaacgtgtaaaatacttattttacccACTCTTATGGTGCTGCATATATTCCATAGAAATTTTGGTCCACTGTGACATGATAGCGATAGTACTGAGGTAGGCCGTGATGTTTAAACATTGCCCAAAGTGTGGAAAGAAATCTTAATCGTACCATTACACCACCCCAACTACCTGGCCAGCATGCAATGGACAATTAGGTCTGCAGAATGGATCATAGGCACTGATTTTCCCTCTATCCAGATCCTTTGAAGGTCCAGGGTTAGATAATGGGCATAAAACATCTTTGCAGAGCGCTCACATCCCTGAAGAACATTTATGCCTCTAGACTTCCCTCGCTCTGATGAAATAATCCACTCATATCATTCAGTCATATGCACATTGCACTACTTAGTTTTGCACTATAGTTTGTataatttctcatttttaacttgttttttttctcactttttatcGCTCTCTCTCGCTAAACTTGGGCAATTAACAACGGTTCTGATTCAATACAGATCTGCCCAGACAACTGGACCTCACTggatatttcctttttttgggggggggtgtctTTTCTGTAAACTCTAGATGTGAatgtgcaggaaaatcccacTAGATCAGAAGGTTCTGAGAGTACAAGACATGTAGTTGCAGTTACAGATTAAAAAGCTACATTTAACTAAATTTACACAGCAGTCAcgcaaacatgcacacacatttctGCAATTCATTCAAGGAGGAAGTTGCATAATGTATCAGttcagtgtttgtgtgagtcactttaaaaaaaaaatctcttctgCCAACGACTGTGCTGTTGATGAGCTCTGAACTCACACAAAGCTGTTAATATCTTGACAGTTTATATATCAAGCACGTGTACAAAGTACAAGAGGAACTCTTTTGCAAAATCAACCACAAACAGCTCTGATGTCTGTATGACATCTGTGACCCACACAACACTAACCTCACTGCTGACTTGAGGATGTCCAGTGCTCCATAGTATTTTCGTCCTCCCAACACATACAGTTTGTTGTTCAAGAGACAGACACAGTGTCTGAATCGCGCAGGTTCAGGAAACTTTGCAAATGGTTTCCATTCTATGCTCCTTCTTAAACCGGGCCCACGGTGGAACTGTTGAGCAAACCACAGGGTCTGGCTGGGAACCCTCTTCATGAATTCATCATCAACAGTGTCCCCACCTACCAAAACCAGGACCTAAAGAAAAGTGGTATTATTGCTTAAACGGACATAATTCTAATTGAATTCCAAACATCAGTGAAGTAAAAAAGTATCAACCTGGTTTTTGGTGCGAGGATGATATTTAGGCCCTCTGTAATCCCCTTCAATGAGACTTTGGAGGGATACCAGTGTTATCCTTGCACCAGGGCTCCTGAGTAAGATGCTGCAACTAAGGGCCTCCTGAAGTTCAGCATAGCTGAAGAGTGTGATCCGAACATGAAGGAGCAGGCTGGACAGGCATTGGAGTCTCTCTTTAGGGTTGTCCTCCACCCAGCTCACTACTGCCTTGAACACCACAATCTAATTATAAAGACGGGAAATGCTTTAGAAATATTATTTtgcaaaataaacaataaattgcATAAATAGCCTGTGCTTACTACTCCAACTGTCCTTAAGAAAGTCGTGAAGAAaatctattcattttaaatttgagttaataatttatatttttttcacatataCAAACTGAATATTTTCAGTTACAACTACTGAATGCTGCACTTTGGATGGTGTACAATTGTGAGCAATGTCACCTACACAACATTTTGTGAGCAATTGTATTTTCTCTTCCATTTGTAAATACaaataattaatattttaatggtcaaactttgcagttataaattATGTAAAGACCCCCAAAACAGCACTGAATATAAATGTgtcttatttcattttttttgttcttttatatAAGGCTGTTGAACTGTAAGCAGAAGTAACACATTAGTTGTGAAGCTAAAAGCCTATAAGCTACTGTATGTTTCTGGTTCTGCcacaggtttcttccttttaaaaaggagtttttccctTCACACTGTCCAAGCACTTGCTCAAAGGAGACCGTTTGATTGTTGTTATCTCCCTTTTGTTATTACTATAAcaggatctttaccttacagtataaattGCTTTGAAgtgattgttactgtgattttatgctatataaataaaaatgaaatgaattacAAACCCATTGCATTGCACATGGATAACAGTTGTTATCCCTGGCATTACTTTTGGAACAGACAAAATgattgagaaattaaaaaaaaaatagttagaTATGATAGACGAAAGGAGGAACACATGATGACAAATTTAAGCTAAACACAAAAAGAATGACTGGCcatcagaaataaaaatactaCCTCACTCTCTACAGACAAGGAGTCCTTCTTAAGAAGCTTGTCAAGGAGGTGAAAGGGAATATCCTTGAACTTTTCCCCATAAGAGACGCACTGGAAGTGGGCTGCAATATACTCCTCGGCTGCCTGCCCTAGCTGGACCAGCCCGTAGGTGTCAGCCAGGACCAGCACATCTAGACATGTGCTTTCGTCCATTCTGTCCTGCAGGAACTCAATGCACAGCGAAAGCGCCCCCTCCAGCTGGAACTGAAGCATTGCATCTGTAAGCTCCCAAATCCGACTCCAGTTCAGTCTGAGCTGGCCGTTATAAATGAAATAGAGCATGGATTCAATCACCCAAGACGACACACCTCGCAGGCACACGACTTCCTGGCAAGACTCCCGTAACCCTCCGCACAGCAATGCCCGGAAATagtctcctgctgctgctaacACCACGCGATGTGCTGAGAAAAGTCAGAAGATGATAAAAAGTCACAGAGAAAGAGATGCGGATAAAGTAGGAAAAGACACAAGGTAAGCAAAAGTTTCTAACTCCACCTAGTGTTAGCATACTGGAAATGCATTTCCAGTTTACTTTCTCCTTCAAAACAACAGCGGGTGatcattttctgtttatgtcatgcttttttgtcttttttttttcttgttacagTAGCACATGTCTGGTCAGCATGTGTCACCAagaaatgacacatttttagctaaataaaaaaattcttaTATTAGTAAATGACATGATTTTGTGTATAAATTTACTTTGTGTTGACATTATTGGCATTCCATTTCTCTTACCTGCATAAACAACAGCTGACTGTCACACTATGAACTATTCTGGGAAAAGGATTCTAGGAAATCTACAAGTTTGTGGAGGAGCGTGAAGTACAGTCACCCTTTCTGTGAATCCGATTATCATGAGTAAAATAGTTGCACACCAgctacagttgtggtcagaattttacacacattcatcatGTACATAAATATCAGAGCAATTTAGGActtttatatgatttatttgaactgttcttttcccAGGGTGGAACGATTGTGCAGCATGCGTCTTTAGTGACTCAAGGAAAAAAGAACttggtgcacaagtttgaatttattttagatttatttTGGATATAATACAACAG
It includes:
- the LOC102082741 gene encoding kelch-like protein 33; translated protein: MRRSGASGRESGTHVDNGGIKESSKTILQTPKHIPDSKAQETPHGLSSCLSENSGLISYNFSSHSDRLFTHLHNLCKEELLLDCTFIIQGKSFQAHRLVLAAISQTPNAFLGSKEMPGLGVEETAQCLTPVGLRAIMEFAYCGHVAMDLSKEQVNEEVLNASQCLQMERLKESCISKIKTSAAKEREKSLAIIKDMWKRGEGCDVTIQAETGEKYSAHRVVLAAAGDYFRALLCGGLRESCQEVVCLRGVSSWVIESMLYFIYNGQLRLNWSRIWELTDAMLQFQLEGALSLCIEFLQDRMDESTCLDVLVLADTYGLVQLGQAAEEYIAAHFQCVSYGEKFKDIPFHLLDKLLKKDSLSVESEIVVFKAVVSWVEDNPKERLQCLSSLLLHVRITLFSYAELQEALSCSILLRSPGARITLVSLQSLIEGDYRGPKYHPRTKNQVLVLVGGDTVDDEFMKRVPSQTLWFAQQFHRGPGLRRSIEWKPFAKFPEPARFRHCVCLLNNKLYVLGGRKYYGALDILKSAVRFDLTQCKWEQLPDMLHQRDYFSALCLDGKVFALGGNHNDHQYHDAVEYYSPEENTWRLAHPLDTAVCGHAAAVLDGQIYISGGSDSHHHCLSSMWRYHPSRGCFPRSPMTVGAGRAGHTMLALGRRLVVAGGLQPLWIGFGDQLLCELYDPTQDSWSSFPTLPRAHLSPGGTVLDGKLYVVGGSSANTARDTKWVHCYNPKEQCWENLGAMPYPYTDLAACSLPCPDVVNHQ